From one Chitinivibrionia bacterium genomic stretch:
- the gatB gene encoding Asp-tRNA(Asn)/Glu-tRNA(Gln) amidotransferase subunit GatB, giving the protein MKFETVIGLEIHAQLKTKTKIFCGCQTSFGDEPNTHTCPCCLGLPGGLPVLNIEVVKKAIRAGLATNHTIRKESVFERKNYFYPDLPHGYQVSQYLKPICENGYLDIVADGAEKRIGITRIHLEEDAGKLIHDQDIDSLFDANRSSAALIEIVSEPDMRSSEEAYQYLAGIKKILQYLDVCDCNMEEGSLRCDANVSIRPVGESKLGTKAELKNMNSFSNVKKAIDYEVARQTELIENGGKVIQQTFLWEPNKNITIPMRSKETADDYRYFPNPDLSTLVVEDEMIEEQRNSLPELPKAKEKRFAEQYSLDNDAIAVLTETIEIADYYEKVAKFCGSAKAASGWILTDIRKIMNDKQCKLSEVNVSAEKLAEIINLVQSDKISASAGKKILAAVQETGKEPNALIEELGLAQVSDSGELQAIMEKIFADNPAEVERFKGGDNKLMSFFVGQAMKASQGKANPKEINRIVGELVK; this is encoded by the coding sequence ATGAAATTTGAAACTGTTATAGGATTGGAAATTCACGCGCAGTTGAAAACCAAAACGAAAATTTTCTGCGGCTGTCAGACATCTTTCGGCGACGAGCCCAACACTCACACTTGTCCTTGTTGTTTAGGCTTACCGGGCGGATTGCCTGTATTGAACATAGAGGTCGTAAAAAAAGCAATTCGCGCAGGACTTGCGACAAATCATACTATCCGTAAAGAAAGCGTTTTTGAGCGGAAAAACTATTTTTATCCCGATTTGCCGCACGGCTATCAGGTCTCGCAGTATTTAAAACCGATTTGCGAAAACGGATATTTGGATATTGTTGCAGACGGCGCAGAAAAACGCATAGGAATTACGCGAATACACCTCGAAGAAGACGCGGGCAAACTCATCCACGACCAAGACATCGACTCGCTTTTTGACGCAAACCGCAGTAGCGCGGCGCTTATAGAAATAGTAAGCGAGCCCGATATGCGAAGCAGTGAAGAAGCGTATCAGTATTTGGCGGGAATAAAGAAGATTTTGCAATACTTGGACGTTTGCGACTGCAATATGGAAGAGGGAAGCCTGCGTTGCGACGCGAACGTGTCAATACGCCCCGTCGGCGAAAGTAAACTCGGCACAAAAGCCGAACTCAAAAATATGAACAGCTTTTCTAACGTAAAAAAAGCGATAGATTACGAAGTGGCGCGCCAAACCGAACTTATAGAAAACGGCGGAAAAGTTATTCAGCAGACATTCCTTTGGGAGCCGAACAAAAACATAACCATCCCAATGCGAAGCAAAGAAACGGCGGACGATTACCGCTATTTCCCCAACCCCGATTTGAGCACGCTGGTTGTCGAAGACGAAATGATAGAAGAGCAAAGAAATTCTCTGCCCGAACTTCCGAAAGCAAAAGAAAAGCGTTTTGCCGAACAATATTCATTAGACAACGACGCAATCGCCGTCTTAACGGAAACAATCGAAATCGCCGACTACTACGAAAAAGTCGCAAAATTCTGCGGCAGTGCAAAAGCAGCAAGCGGTTGGATTTTGACAGACATTCGCAAAATTATGAACGATAAACAATGCAAATTAAGCGAAGTTAATGTAAGCGCCGAAAAACTTGCAGAAATAATAAACTTGGTGCAAAGCGACAAAATTTCGGCAAGCGCAGGAAAAAAAATCCTTGCGGCTGTCCAAGAAACAGGCAAAGAGCCTAACGCGCTCATCGAAGAATTGGGCTTGGCGCAAGTAAGCGACAGCGGAGAATTACAAGCAATTATGGAAAAAATATTTGCGGACAATCCCGCGGAAGTCGAACGCTTCAAAGGCGGCGATAATAAACTTATGTCGTTCTTTGTAGGGCAAGCGATGAAAGCTAGCCAAGGAAAAGCAAATCCGAAAGAGATAAACAGGATTGTCGGAGAATTGGTGAAATAA
- the fliN gene encoding flagellar motor switch protein FliN gives MSDFLSQDDIDALLGLTSEDTAPSINKGEIATNILNMYIEHVKSVANATLGRTVNVEIEYVDNARVSAITEKVSAKYLLADVPFSGGCSGNMRCIVSQEGCGIMSDFMVGGDGTAPYTDDCKDAMSEFFGQISGAFATELGAKLGSSVSSDTAAIMDSVGGEVLEGDFTAFCNITIEGTQAPIALLVSPDDTLVEALAPKEEAKPASSGGGSSSSSAAAPAASSLSGGVSTGGSAPINMFSSKAPKINVDMLLDVELEVTIELGKTNIAIKKVLDLAPGALVELERFAGEPVDLLVNNKVVAKGEVVVIDENFGVRIISLVSPEERIRSLK, from the coding sequence ATGTCTGATTTTCTTTCACAAGACGATATTGACGCACTGCTCGGGCTTACAAGCGAAGACACAGCGCCAAGTATAAATAAGGGCGAAATTGCGACAAACATATTGAATATGTACATCGAACACGTAAAATCGGTGGCGAATGCAACTTTGGGTCGCACCGTAAACGTAGAAATCGAGTATGTAGATAATGCGCGAGTTTCGGCAATTACAGAAAAAGTCAGTGCAAAATATCTTTTGGCGGACGTTCCATTTTCGGGCGGATGTTCCGGAAATATGCGTTGTATAGTTTCGCAAGAAGGATGCGGAATTATGTCCGACTTTATGGTAGGCGGCGATGGTACAGCGCCTTATACCGACGATTGCAAAGATGCGATGAGTGAATTTTTCGGTCAGATTTCAGGGGCTTTCGCTACGGAATTGGGCGCAAAACTCGGTTCTTCGGTAAGTTCGGACACAGCCGCAATTATGGACAGCGTAGGCGGCGAAGTTTTGGAAGGCGATTTTACGGCTTTTTGCAACATAACCATAGAAGGCACACAAGCGCCGATTGCTTTGCTGGTGTCGCCCGATGATACGCTTGTTGAAGCGTTGGCGCCAAAAGAAGAGGCGAAACCTGCAAGTTCAGGTGGCGGCAGTTCTTCTTCTTCGGCGGCGGCACCTGCGGCTTCGTCGTTAAGCGGCGGTGTTTCCACAGGCGGCTCTGCGCCTATAAATATGTTCTCTTCCAAAGCGCCCAAAATAAACGTGGATATGCTTTTGGACGTAGAACTCGAAGTAACAATAGAGCTCGGCAAAACGAATATCGCAATTAAAAAAGTCTTGGACTTGGCGCCCGGAGCGCTTGTTGAATTAGAAAGATTTGCGGGTGAGCCCGTTGATTTGCTTGTAAATAACAAGGTTGTTGCAAAGGGCGAAGTTGTAGTTATAGACGAAAACTTTGGTGTAAGAATTATTTCTCTGGTATCACCCGAAGAACGTATAAGAAGCCTAAAGTAG